One Pochonia chlamydosporia 170 chromosome 5, whole genome shotgun sequence DNA segment encodes these proteins:
- a CDS encoding glycoside hydrolase subgroup catalytic core protein (similar to Eutypa lata UCREL1 XP_007796481.1), with amino-acid sequence MGVFTVLSALIGLVAAQETGNHPEWPRWCGKAYQPQYGLHPPANWSSIGLTAFRRYPSFEPGGETVEPAALPNGPALDIQFKPRYSIYLESEKQAEFVVNAGISKWHGQTWPNLSTPDTAPQVVFTINLVSNNDVLISNRVNVSTTGNVYAFNLTSLKPRFDPYKVVLFGATENGASNVSATSELMFLPEKKTGSVAKLDNLNGGFLFRSPATKNKFEPFLPYGYYASCDNFLCDKDYVKKVKAYKDLGLNSMVSLTTVQKSRATYEYMDTLDLRYMYDLRGSYKNLTAVKEQVSVIRDFEGIYSYWGADEPDGHQDPFDLLPKARDLIRQLDPYHPVSVTLNCQNFYFKEYTAGADFVMEDVYPIGINSTFNKWGTPCNRTYGDCGCDNCQGNVQDVSNRLDNLIQYERWLGLWPKTKAHNPQTFHGENYWFRDPTNEEEVAMNALGFNHDAKVIASWVWPFSEALGVIMGKFGSTVANQPVRDFIVTGKAQRVKVKSHEVVDAAYWVGESQVLVSVVNGGYEAIQGEISIPLPKSITLKSKDAVVWGNGTWTLGEGEIRLSKQSGMATNMVILGVGKGKCKK; translated from the exons ATGGGCGTGTTTACAGTCCTCTCAGCACTAATTGGCCTCGTGGCCGCCCAGGAAACTGGTAATCATCCCGAGTGGCCACGATGGTGTGGCAAAGCCTATCAACCTCAGTACGGTTTGCACCCTCCCGCGAATTGGAGTTCAATTGGGCTAACTGCGTTCCGAAGATATCCAAGCTTTGAGCCTGGTGGTGAGACTGTCGAGCCAGCGGCTCTTCCCAATGGTCCAGCTCTCGATATACAGTTCAAGCCGAGATACAGCATTTACCTCGAAAGCGAAAAACAGGCTGAATTTGTAGTAAATGCTGGCATTTCGAAATGGCAtggccaaacttggcctAATCTGAGCACACCTGATACGGCGCCGCAGGTTGTGTTTACGATTAATCTCGTTTCCAACAATGACGTTCTCATTTCCAATCGAGTCAATGTCAGCACGACTGGCAACGTATATGCCTTCAACCTAACCAGTCTCAAGCCTCGCTTTGATCCTTATAAAGTGGTGCTGTTTGGTGCCACCGAAAACGGCGCTTCCAACGTTTCTGCGACGAGTGAACTAATGTTCCTCCCGGAAAAGAAGACGGGCAGCGTAGCCAAGTTGGATAATTTGAATGGAGGCTTCTTGTTCCGCAGTCCAGCCACAAAGAACAAGTTTGAGCCTTTCCTGCCGTATGGTTACTACGCCTCGTGCGACAACTTCCTTTGTGACAAGGATTATGTGAAAAAAGTCAAGGCGTACAAAGACCTGGGACTGAACAGTATGGTGTCTCTAACGACGGTGCAAAAGTCGCGCGCAACTTATGAGTACATGGATACGTTGGACCTGCGGTACATGTACGATTTGAGGGGCTCATATAAGAATTTGACGGCGGTGAAGGAGCAGGTGTCTGTCATTCGGGACTTTGAGGGCATATATTCGTACTGGGGAGCAGATGA ACCCGACGGTCACCAGGACCCCTTCGACCTCCTCCCCAAAGCTAGAGATCTTATCCGCCAACTCGACCCGTACCACCCGGTATCCGTTACTCTTAACTGCCAAAACTTCTACTTCAAAGAGTACACCGCTGGTGCCGACTTTGTCATGGAAGACGTCTACCCCATTGGGATCAATAGCACTTTCAACAAATGGGGCACCCCTTGCAACAGGACCTACGGCGACTGCGGATGCGACAACTGCCAAGGCAACGTGCAGGACGTATCGAATCGTCTGGACAACTTGATACAGTATGAGCGCTGGCTGGGCCTCTGGCCCAAGACAAAAGCGCATAACCCCCAAACGTTCCACGGCGAAAACTACTGGTTCAGAGATCCGACGAACGAGGAGGAAGTCGCCATGAATGCATTGGGATTCAATCACGACGCCAAGGTGATTGCTTCGTGGGTATGGCCATTTAGCGAAGCTCTGGGCGTGATTATGGGCAAATTCGGGTCAACGGTTGCAAACCAGCCTGTGCGAGACTTCATCGTCACGGGCAAGGCACAGCGCGTAAAGGTGAAGAGTCATGAAGTTGTCGATGCGGCATACTGGGTTGGCGAGAGCCAAGTATTGGTGTCGGTGGTGAATGGCGGCTATGAAGCTATTCAGGGAGAGATTTCGATTCCGCTGCCAAAGTCTATTACACTTAAGAGTAAGGATGCCGTTGTTTGGGGGAATGGAACGTGGACGTTGGGAGAGGGTGAGATTCGTTTATCAAAGCAGAGTGGGATGGCGACAAACATGGTAATTCTGGGTGTTGGCAAGGGCAAGTGCAAGAAGTAA
- a CDS encoding heme-containing dehydratase domain-containing protein — MVDFKPKLAPVTPPPLEKPIPLTILLVKSLLAHRQKVFLIATVQLIICTLFPGRYAIVPIATLLLCILTTEAIDYFLPRPSPPPAYMTTVVPGRTSSLLPRANGTFGSSPSSQPLVVFNLGVQFNHPQGRMCPHGKDIAEKFIEMNQSLRERREELGLISMTDWVGGKPSTADTLLMSYYFKDVESIHKFAHEEMHRKAWDWYNAVKPDHIGIFHETFVVPAHSYETIYANCKPLLLGAGLVKCDDMEGDKKWRNTLVSADSVALKSQWQRMNRDVDGVPKQ, encoded by the exons atggtcGACTTCAAGCCAAAGCTCGCACCCGtcactcctcctcccctcgAGAAACCCATCCCCCTAACCATT CTCCTCGTCAAGTCCCTCCTCGCCCACCGCCAAAAAGTCTTCCTCATCGCAACCGTCCAACTCATCATATGCACCCTCTTCCCCGGCCGCTATGCCATCGTCCCCATCGCCACTCTCCTGCTCTGCATCCTCACCACCGAAGCCATCGACTACTTCCTCCCGCGCCCAtcgccaccaccagcatACATGACAACCGTAGTCCCCGGCCGGACATCATCCCTCCTCCCCCGCGCAAACGGCACGTTCGgctcctcgccctcctcgCAGCCCCTCGTCGTGTTCAACCTCGGCGTGCAGTTCAACCACCCCCAGGGCCGTATGTGTCCCCACGGAAAGGACATTGCCGAAAAGTTCATCGAGATGAATCAAAGTCTGCGAGAGCGTCGGGAGGAGCTCGGCCTCATCAGCATGACCGACTGGGTTGGTGGGAAGCCCAGCACCGCCGACACCCTCCTGATGAGCTACTATTTCAAAGACGTGGAGAGCATTCACAAGTTTGCGCATGAGGAGATGCATCGCAAGGCGTGGGATTGGTATAATGCCGTGAAGCCGGATCACATTGGTATCTTTCACGAGACGTTTGTGGTGCCGGCGCATAGCTATGAGACTATTTATGCGAATTGCAAGCCGTTGCTGTTGGGCGCGGGCTTGGTCAAGTGTGATGATATGGAGGGCGACAAGAAGTGGAGGAATACGCTGGTGAGTGCGGATAGTGTTGCGCTGAAGAGTCAGTGGCAGAGGATGAACcgagatgttgatggagtGCCGAAGcaatga
- a CDS encoding cell wall glycosyl hydrolase Dfg5 (similar to Metarhizium acridum CQMa 102 XP_007812306.1), with amino-acid sequence MFGTLVDYWHLTGDNSYNAATLQALVHQASPKEDFLPTNQSRNEGNDDQGFWAMAAMSAAENKFVDPPSDQPQWLALVQSVFNQYVSRWEPENCGGGMRWQIYSFNKGWYYKNSISNGCFFNVAARLHRYTGNSTYGEWATKIFEWQQASSLITKDYGVHDGVSFNEGDQKCPRMDIIEWTYNAGIFLHGAAAMYNATEDAKWKTAIDGILKHVQTKFVKDGLIFEQQCEGPQNCNNDQQSFKGYLIRWLAATSKLAPYTYDTIKPLLQKAATAAASVCIGTAAPPKFNGLPGTACGFGWTTPGKFDGIVAVGSHMNALDAVMYNLVQKAAPPVTQKSGGTSKGNPAAGSGGTKDPTALEPLTGADKAGAGILTVLCLAGIIGGTAFMLLDIR; translated from the coding sequence ATGTTCGGAACCCTCGTCGACTATTGGCATCTCACTGGAGATAACTCATACAACGCTGCCACATTACAGGCACTGGTGCACCAAGCATCTCCTAAAGAAGACTTCTTGCCCACCAACCAGTCGCGAAACGAAGGAAACGATGATCAAGGCTTTTGGGCCATGGCAGCTATGAGcgctgccgagaacaagTTCGTTGACCCTCCAAGCGATCAGCCTCAGTGGCTCGCCCTGGTGCAGTCCGTCTTCAACCAGTACGTATCTCGATGGGAGCCCGAAAACTGCGGAGGTGGCATGAGATGGCAGATATACAGTTTCAACAAAGGCTGGTACTATAAAAACTCCATCTCGAACGGGTGCTTCTTCAACGTAGCAGCCAGACTACATCGATACACCGGAAATAGTACCTACGGCGAATGGGCAACGAAAATTTTCGAGTGGCAACAGGCGAGTAGTCTGATTACCAAAGACTATGGAGTGCATGATGGGGTCAGCTTCAACGAAGGCGACCAGAAATGTCCGCGAATGGATATAATTGAATGGACCTACAATGCCGGCATTTTCCTCCATGGGGCCGCTGCCATGTACAACGCTACTGAAGACGCCAAATGGAAGACGGCAATTGATGGTATTCTGAAGCACGTACAAACAAAATTTGTCAAAGATGGCCTCATCTTCGAGCAGCAATGCGAAGGACCCCAAAATTGCAACAACGATCAACAGAGCTTCAAGGGTTATTTGATTCGGTGGCTTGCGGCCACTAGCAAGCTAGCGCCGTATACTTACGACACCATCAAGCCGCTGCTTCAAAAAGCAGCTACGGCTGCTGCCAGCGTCTGTATTGGCACAGCTGCACCGCCCAAGTTCAACGGTTTGCCAGGTACCGCCTGTGGCTTTGGATGGACTACCCCAGGCAAGTTTGATGGCATCGTTGCCGTTGGTTCACACATGAATGCGCTAGACGCAGTCATGTATAACCTTGTGCAAAAAGCTGCCCCTCCTGTGACGCAGAAATCGGGCGGTACATCCAAAGGCAATCCTGCGGCGGGCAGCGGCGGTACCAAGGACCCAACAGCACTAGAGCCGTTGACAGGGGCAGATAAGGCCGGTGCGGGCATCCTCACAGTTTTGTGCCTCGCAGGTATTATTGGGGGAACTGCATTTATGCTTTTAGACATTAGGTAG
- a CDS encoding ribonuclease domain-containing protein gives MKPIYIASILTTCTLTHALPPALLPRDFQPLPDDPSNGPTSVVDLPHDISKKCGTTTYTYNDIYDAASWGMKLQEKGIARGKKSKEYPNGRFPHSYTDTKFDFGKNCPADDNRHEYPLVTKGPYNGGLNNNKWGNDRVVYYHEPGEIGNDGHPLGYYCGTITHSGAPTGQFVECK, from the coding sequence ATGAAGCCCATCTACATCGCCAGCATCCTCACCACCTGCACCCTCACCCACGCCCTTCCTCCCGCCCTCCTCCCCCGAGACTTCCAACCCCTCCCCGACGACCCATCCAACGGCCCAACCAGCGTCGTAGACCTCCCCCACGACATCTCCAAAAAGTGCGGCACCACAACCTACACCTACAATGACATATACGACGCCGCCTCCTGGGGCATGAAGCTCCAAGAAAAGGGCATCGCCCGCGGCAAAAAGTCCAAGGAGTACCCCAACGGCCGCTTCCCGCACTCCTACACCGACACGAagtttgactttggcaagaatTGTCCTGCTGACGACAACCGCCACGAGTATCCTCTTGTGACGAAGGGTCCGTACAACGGGGGCCTGAATAACAACAAGTGGGGGAATGATCGGGTTGTTTATTATCATGAGCCCGGGGAGATTGGTAACGATGGCCATCCGCTGGGGTATTATTGTGGTACTATTACGCATTCGGGGGCTCCTACGGGGCAGTTTGTGGAGTGTAAGTGA
- a CDS encoding dihydroxyacetone kinase (DakA) (similar to Neosartorya fischeri NRRL 181 XP_001259429.1) produces MSSKHFINDPTLLVNTALHSLTLTNPNVALDPDSKIIYRRPSHAAPQVSIISGGGSGHEPSFAAMVGPGMLSAAVAGTIFASPSAEQVRTGITSRVDTSKGVLVVVMNYTGDVLNFGMAVEKAKASELNVEMVVVGDDVGVGRAKAGKVGRRGIAGTVLVLKIAGALAAQGRSLDEVAKVARLTADNIVSVGASLEHVHVPGRAVDAQEDKLAQGEIEIGMGIHNEPGSERAELNLPQLVAKMLAQLLDSNDKDRAFLNVNSNEVVLMINNLGSVSVLEMGGITTEVVSQLDSKYGIHPVRVISGTFMTSLNGLGFSISLLNVVNTDIGGPGMIELLDADAEVTGWSAPIRKETWEAKNTATRTDEKGQNKEVKPSGLKMDTSLVKERLTLALERVIAAEPEVTRYDTVVGDGDCGIGLKRGAQAVLKHINQNTLTDDPLLTLASIIPVVESTMDGTSGALYAIFLNALAHALRSLPSGDLSPSLWAKALQGSCDALSKYTPARPGDRTLVDALYPFVQVLGNTGDVKQAAEAAKKAADETKGMQASLGRTVYVGGKGFEQVPDPGAFGLACFFGGLAGLKGDEEWERV; encoded by the exons atgtccTCCAAACACTTCATCAACGACCCAaccctcctcgtcaacacCGCCCTCCACAGCCTAACCCTCACCAACCCCAACGTCGCTCTCGACCCCGACTCCAAAATCATCTACCGCCGCCCATCCCATGCCGCCCCCCAAGTATCAATCATCTCCGGCGGAGGATCCGGCCACGAGCCCTCCTTCGCCGCCATGGTCGGACCAGGCATGCTCTCCGCCGCCGTAGCAGGCACCATCTTCGCCAGCCCGTCTGCCGAACAGGTCCGCACGGGCATCACCTCCCGCGTCGACACCTCCAAGGGTGTCCTGGTCGTGGTCATGAACTACACCGGCGATGTGCTCAACTTTGGAATGGCCGTCGAGAAAGCCAAGGCCAGTGAGCTGAATGTCGAAATGGTAGTGGTAGGCGATGACGTCGGCGTGGGGAGAGCAAAAGCCGGCAAAGTAGGACGCAGAGGTATCGCCGGCAcggtcttggtgttgaagatCGCTGGTGCTCTGGCCGCGCAGGGACGGTCTTTGGATGAAGTCGCCAAGGTGGCTAGGCTGACGGCTGATAATATCGTCAGCGTGGGAGCTAGTCTGGAGCATGTCCACGTTCCGGGGAGGGCGGTCGACGCGCAGGAAGATAAGTTGGCGCAGGGGGAGATTGAGATTGGAATGGGCATTCACAATGAACCTGGTTCGGAGAGGGCAGAGCTCAATTTGCCGCAGTTGGTGGCCAAGATGCTCGCCCAGCTGCTTGATTCCAACGACAAGGACCGCGCCTTCTTGAACGTGAATTCCAATGAGGTGGTTTTGATGATCAACAACCTGGGCAGTGTGTCGGTGTTGGAAATGGGCGGCATTACTACCGAGGTTGTGTCACAGCTGGACTCCAAGTATGGCATTCACCCGGTTCGTGTTATTTCGGGGACATTCATGACGAGTTTGAACGGGCTGGGGTTCAGCATCTCGTTGCTCAATGTGGTGAATACGGATATTGGCGGCCCCGGAATGATTGAGttgcttgatgctgatgctgaagTAACGGGGTGGTCAGCACCGATTCGGAAAGAAACATGGGAGGCCAAAAACACGGCTACCCGGACGGATGAGAAGGGACAGAATAAGGAGGTCAAGCCTAGTGGGTTGAAGATGGATACAAGCCTAGTCAAGGAGAGGTTGACCCTGGCGTTGGAGAGGGTTATTGCAGCTGAGCCTGAAGTCACACGATATGATACCGtcgttggcgatggcgactGCGGCATTGGTCTGAAGAGGGGAGCACAAG CCGTCCTCAAGCACATCAACCAAAACACTCTCACAGACGACCCCCTCCTAACACTGGCATCCATCATTCCCGTCGTCGAATCCACCATGGACGGTACATCCGGTGCCCTGTATGCCATATTCCTCAACGCCCTCGCCCATGCTCTCCGGTCCCTACCGTCAGGAGACCTGAGCCCTTCCCTCTGGGCAAAGGCTCTCCAAGGCTCTTGCGACGCCCTGTCCAAGTACACGCCCGCTCGGCCCGGTGACAGAACCCTCGTAGATGCACTGTATCCCTTTGTGCAGGTCCTCGGCAATACTGGAGATGTGAAGcaggcggcggaggcggcgaagaaggctgcggATGAGACTAAGGGCATGCAGGCTAGTCTGGGGAGGACAGTGTATGTGGGTGGCAAGGGATTTGAGCAGGTTCCTGACCCGGGGGCGTTTGGACtggcttgcttctttggcggGTTGGCTGGGCTTAAGGGGGATGAGGAATGGGAGAGGGTGTGA
- a CDS encoding small nuclear ribonucleoprotein Sm D2 (similar to Magnaporthe oryzae 70-15 XP_003719837.1) — MADPKIQELLNKPRNELTEYEIAELEEHEFTSGPLSILQTAVKSHTQVLISIRNNRKLLARVKAFDRHCNMVLENVKEMWTETPRLADGKKGRPVNKDRFISKMFLRGDSVILVLLS, encoded by the exons ATGGCAGATCCCAAGATCCA GGAGCTGCTGAACAAGCCGCGCAACGAGCTCAC CGAGTACGAGATTGCCGAGCTCGAAGAACACGAATTCACATCCGGCCCCCTTTCAATCCTCCAGACGGCCGTCAAGTCGCACACCCAGgtcctcatctccatccgcAACAACCGCAAGCTCCTGGCCCGCGTCAAGGCCTTCGACAGACACTGCAACATGGTCCTAGAGAACGTAAAGGAGATGTGGACAGAGACGCCGCGGTTAGCagatggaaagaagggaCGACCAGTCAACAAGGACCGATTCATCAGCAAGAT GTTCTTGAGAGGAGATAGTGTCATCTTGGTATTGCTGAGCTAG
- a CDS encoding 3-hydroxyisobutyryl-CoA hydrolase (similar to Verticillium alfalfae VaMs.102 XP_003002061.1), with the protein MAQQARVLSSIGARSLSTEATTIKELPGDEPNDVVFESKYGLRTVMLNRPKKLNSLNGSMIRKIVPRLVEWEKSDMANIVVMKGAGEKALCAGGDVAALAEYNQEGGDGWKKSAEYFGLEYKLDHYIATYQKPYIAFMDGITMGGGVGLSIHAPFRIATEKTVFAMPETTIGFFPDVGASFFLPRMNGAVGTYLALTSERLTGPNVFYSGIATHYLHSTSLPDLEARLAELRFRDDDPLPQRLAIINHTLEEFCTGLPYDQQMQLGGAVRQAVDRCFSKNNVADIITALKAEKGETEEWAQKQLTTLNKRSPTAVHVTLRQMRVGGKWDIAETFNKEHQIASKFMQHHDFTEGVTALLVRKEKPKWKPESLEAIPASENVSQPFFDFDKEHSLELFSDRTYSEYPYQGLGIPTEKEIKAAVSGNSYTPQELTKIIVASRNGRQGIADIVNEIINRKTTVDAQGKVKWVNEDASASSRL; encoded by the exons ATGGCACAACAAGCTAGAGTTTTGAGCTCCATTGGGGCGCGATCG CTTTCCACGGAAGCCACTACCATCAAGGAACTCCCCGGCGATGAACCCAACGATGTCGTTTTCGAAAGCAAATACGGTCTTCGCACCGTCATGCTGAACCGACCGAAGAAGCTCAACTCTCTCAACGGCTCCATGATTCGCAAGATTGTACCCCGTCTGGTTGAGTGGGAAAAGAGCGACATGGCCAATattgtggtgatgaagggTGCCGGCGAAAAGGCTCTTTGTgcgggtggtgatgttgccGCCCTGGCTGAGTATAACCAGGAGGGCGGCGATGGGTGGAAGAAGTCGGCTGAGTACTTTGGCCTCGAATACAAACTGGACCACTACATTGCTACGTATCAGAAGCCGTATATTGCTTTTATGGATGGCATCACcatgggcggtggtgttggtctCAGCATCCACGCCCCTTTCCGAATCGCCACTGAAAAGACTGTCTTCGCCATGCCCGAAACAACGATTGGCTTTTTCCCCGATGTTGGAGCATCGTTTTTTCTGCCGCGGATGAATGGAGCTGTTGGAACCTACCTCGCCCTGACTAGCGAGCGTCTGACCGGTCCCAACGTGTTCTACTCTGGCATCGCTACGCACTACCTTCACTCTACAAGCTTGCCCGATCTTGAGGCTCGCTTAGCTGAGCTGAGATTCAGGGATGATGATCCTCTCCCGCAGAGACTCGCCATTATCAACCACACTCTTGAGGAGTTCTGCACTGGTTTGCCATATGACCAGCAAATGCAGCTGGGCGGCGCGGTTCGCCAGGCAGTTGATCGATGCTTCAGCAAGAACAATGTAGCCGACATTATTACTGCCCTGAAGGCAGAGAAGGGGGAGACAGAGGAGTGGGCCCAGAAGCAATTGACTACGCTAAACAAGCGATCGCCGACAGCAGTGCATGTGACTTTGAGGCAGATGCGAGTTGGCGGCAAATGGGACATTGCTGAGACGTTCAACAAGGAGCATCAGATTGCTAGCAAGTTTATGCAACACCACGACTTCACCGAGGGTGTGACGGCGTTGTTGGTTcgcaaggagaagcccaaGTGGAAGCCTGAGTCGTTAGAAGCCATCCCTGCCAGCGAGAACGTCTCGCAGCccttctttgactttgacaaggagcACTCCCTGGAGCTATTTTCTGATCGAACCTACTCCGAGTACCCCTACCAGGGCCTTGGTATACCCACAGAGAAGGAAATCAAGGCTGCCGTCAGTGGTAACAGCTACACTCCACAGGAACTGACCAAGATTATTGTTGCGTCACGGAACGGACGTCAGGGTATAGCGGACATTGTCAACGAAATTATCAACCGCAAAACTACGGTTGATGCCCAGGGCAAGGTGAAGTGGGTAAATGAGGATGCATCGGCAAGCAGCCGATTGTAG
- a CDS encoding alkaline ceramidase family protein (similar to Metarhizium robertsii ARSEF 23 XP_007825521.2) translates to MGHHNIRFDGDANSLKGAWSPPNSRANFCEEDYALTLYLAEFINSLTNLAYVYFALRYMYGPGSRGILSPNLDAMSISLLVLGIGSFLFHASLRSTLEFADEFSMLGLTWSMLHFTLTVRQSPAKSRFISAILALCFTSFAVFYVRSPRIIYQVVAFVSGVLVIILRSQYLFHWLRPAFPQDRTRDWNVRTWKGIALCVVGYGLWNIDLECCAELRSIRRQVGLPWAWLFELHGWWHVLTAIGASGFMDVAREVREVVKNEKKKA, encoded by the exons ATGGGGCACCATAATATCCGTTtcgatggcgatgccaacTCTCTCAAGGGAGCCTGGAGCCCACCAAACAGCCGGGCAAA CTTCTGCGAAGAAGACTACGCGTTGACGCTATATCTCGCCGAATTCATCAACTCACTCACAAATCTCGCCTATG TATACTTTGCCCTTCGATACATGTACGGCCCCGGCAGCCGTGGAATCCTCTCCCCCAACCTAGAcgccatgtccatctccctcctcgtcctcggcatCGGatccttcctcttccacGCCAGTCTCCGGTCAACGCTCGAATTCGCCGACGAGTTCTCCATGCTCGGACTGACCTGGTCCATGCTCCATTTCACACTGACCGTCCGCCAATCGCCCGCCAAATCTCGCTTCATCTCGGCCATTCTAGCCCTGTGCTTCACGTCCTTTGCCGTGTTCTACGTGCGATCCCCCCGTATCATCTACCAGGTCGTTGCTTTCGTGTCAGGTGTGCTGGTGATCATCCTGCGGTCTCAGTACCTGTTCCATTGGCTGCGGCCGGCGTTTCCGCAGGACAGAACGCGAGATTGGAATGTGCGGACGTGGAAGGGCATTGCGCTGTGCGTGGTGGGCTATGGCCTTTGGAATATTGACCTGGAGTGCTGCGCTGAGCTTAGGAGTATTCGGCGGCAGGTGGGTTTGCCTTGGGCTTGGTTGTTTGAGCTTCATGGGTGGTGGCATGTGTTGACGGCGATTGGGGCGAGTGGGTTTATGGATGTTGCGAGAGAGGTGCGTGAGGTTGTGAAGaatgagaaaaagaaggcataG